In a genomic window of Primulina huaijiensis isolate GDHJ02 chromosome 10, ASM1229523v2, whole genome shotgun sequence:
- the LOC140985738 gene encoding lysine histidine transporter 1-like codes for MGTEAPADQHNHYSNHVDRRTEEEKAIDAWLPITSSRNAKWWYSAFHNVTAMVGAGVLGLPYAMSNLGWGPGVTVLVISWIVTLYTLWQMVEMHEMVPGKRFDRYHELGQHAFGEKLGLWIVVPQQLIVEVGVDIVYMVTGGKSLKKFHDLVCQDCKDIKLTYFIMIFASAHFVLSHFPNFNSISGVSLAAAVMSLSYSTIAWGAAVDKGKQPDVQYGYKAKSTAGTVLNFFAALGDVAFAYAGHNVVLEIQATIPSTPEKPSKKPMWRGVLVAYIIVALCYFPVALIGYWMYGNEIEDNILISLEKPVWLIAMANMFVVIHVIGSYQVYAMPVFDMIETALVKKLKFRPTWYLRFITRNVYVALTMFVGITFPFFGGLLSFFGGFAFAPTTYFIPCIMWLAIYKPRKFSLSWFTNWICIVLGVVLMIVAPIGGLRQIIIQAKTYKFYS; via the exons ATGGGAACCGAAGCTCCTGCTGATCAGCACAACCATTACTCCAACCAT GTGGACCGTAGAACTGAAGAAGAGAAGGCAATAGATGCATGGCTTCCAATCACCTCTTCAAGAAACGCAAAATGGTGGTACTCCGCCTTCCACAATGTTACCGCCATGGTCGGAGCTGGAGTCCTCGGTCTCCCTTACGCCATGTCCAATCTAGGATG GGGTCCTGGAGTAACAGTGCTGGTGATATCTTGGATAGTCACTCTGTACACTCTATGGCAGATGGTTGAAATGCACGAAATGGTTCCGGGGAAACGTTTTGACAGATACCATGAACTGGGACAGCATGCTTTTGGCGAGAAGCTCGGTCTCTGGATTGTGGTTCCTCAACAGTTGATTGTCGAGGTTGGAGTGGACATAGTTTACATGGTTACCGGAGGGAAATCGCTCAAGAAATTCCATGATTTGGTCTGCCAAGATTGCAAAGATATCAAGCTTACTTACTTTATCATGATATTCGCCTCTGCCCACTTTGTGCTCTCTCATTTTCCCAATTTCAATTCCATCTCCGGTGTTTCTCTGGCAGCAGCAGTCATGTCCTTGAG TTACTCTACAATTGCTTGGGGAGCTGCGGTTGACAAGGGTAAGCAACCTGATGTACAATATGGCTATAAAGCTAAGTCAACAGCCGGTACCGTGTTGAACTTCTTCGCTGCCTTGGGAGACGTTGCTTTCGCCTATGCGGGTCACAATGTTGTGTTGGAAATTCAGGCCACCATTCCTTCTACACCTGAGAAGCCTTCAAAGAAACCTATGTGGAGGGGAGTGCTCGTCGCTTACATCATCGTCGCCCTTTGTTATTTCCCTGTCGCCCTTATCGGATACTGGATGTATGGGAACGAGATAGAGGACAATATTCTTATCTCTTTGGAGAAACCTGTGTGGCTCATTGCAATGGCCAACATGTTTGTTGTGATTCATGTTATTGGAAGTTACCAG GTCTATGCTATGCCCGTTTTCGACATGATAGAAACTGCACTAGTGAAGAAGCTAAAATTCAGGCCAACTTGGTACTTGCGTTTCATCACAAGAAACGTATACGTCG CGCTCACAATGTTTGTTGGAATCACCTTCCCATTCTTTGGTGGGCTTCTTTCGTTTTTCGGAGGCTTCGCTTTCGCACCAACCACATACTTC ATCCCCTGCATCATGTGGCTAGCAATTTACAAGCCAAGGAAGTTCAGCCTGTCTTGGTTTACTAATTGG ATTTGCATAGTTCTTGGTGTTGTATTGATGATTGTGGCGCCAATCGGTGGGCTACGGCAGATCATAATCCAAGCAAAGACATACAAATTCTATTCATAA
- the LOC140985927 gene encoding protein FAR1-RELATED SEQUENCE 5-like translates to MREDKVSDVLQGKDDKSKALEELEEDYGEESKIDQIPKTQCGLPNFSMQENGEVQTENFIVDVLKSKLEVGKIVNTLEEAYLLYCQYTHVKGFSVRNGEQRCFSHTDELQSKEFNCSCEGLKDEKRSSKKFPIYQKLLTRTNYKAKLKISREKGGQWSLSRFVEEHNHEMFAHDQTHLLRSARNISHAKKSTLEAMVNAVISVFAAVSFMENETRGSENLGFIRKDAYDHMSRLKKHTKVENGDATALIKYFINTANKENYFYWNVQLDDDDRVMNFFFRDYRSAYKSPYAEHDVWLGLYVR, encoded by the exons ATGCGTGAAGATAAAGTGTCAGATGTATTGCAAGGAA aaGATGACAAATCAAAAGCACTTGAAGAGTTGGAGGAAGACTACGGGGAAGAATCCAAAATTGATCAGATCCCAAAAACGCAATGTGGACTCCCTAATTTTTCTATGCAAGAAAATGGAGAGGTACAAACTGAAAACTTCATTGTCGATGTTTTGAAGAGCAAACTAGAAGTGGGTAAGATTGTGAACACTCTTGAAGAAGCTTATTTATTGTATTGTCAATACACACATGTCAAGGGATTTAGTGTTAGGAATGGTGAACAACGTTGTTTTTCCCATACTGATGAACTGCAATCAAAGGAATTCAATTGCTCATGTGAAGGTTTGAAAGATGAAAAAAGATCTAGTAAAAAGTTTCCAATTTATCAAAAACTGCTAACTAGAACTAACTATAAAGCCAAATTGAAGATTTCAAGAGAAAAAGGGGGTCAATGGAGCTTGAGTAGATTTGTGGAGGAGCATAACCATGAGATGTTTGCACACGATCAAACTCACTTGTTAAGATCGGCACGCAATATATCACATGCAAAAAAGTCTACTCTAGAAGCTATGGTAAATGCTGTAATATCTGTCTTTGCTGCTGTTTCTTTCATGGAAAACGAAACACGTGGGTCAGAAAATTTGGGTTTTATCAGAAAGGATGCATATGATCATATGAGTCGACTGAAAAAACATACCAAAGTTGAGAATGGAGATGCCACTGcgcttattaaatattttataaatacgGCGAATAAAGAGAATTACTTTTATTGGAACGTGCAATTGGATGATGACGATAGGGTGATGAATTTTTTCTTTAGGGACTATAGAAGTGCG TATAAATCACCATATGCAGAACATGATGTTTGGCTTGGTCTTTATGTCAGATGA